One stretch of Archocentrus centrarchus isolate MPI-CPG fArcCen1 chromosome 5, fArcCen1, whole genome shotgun sequence DNA includes these proteins:
- the LOC115779828 gene encoding poly(rC)-binding protein 2 isoform X3: MDSGVIEGGLNVTLTIRLLMHGKEVGSIIGKKGESVKKMREESGARINISEGNCPERIITLAGPTTAIFKAFSMIIEKLEEDISSSMTNSTATSKPPVTLRIVVPASQCGSLIGKGGCKIKEIRESTGAQVQVAGDMLPNSTERAITIAGTPQSIIECVKQICVVMLESPPKGVTIPYRPKPSGSPVIFAGGQSSSAAISPQLTKLHQLAMQQSPFPIAPSNQGFTGMDASAQTSSHEMTIPNDLIGCIIGRQGAKINEIRQMSGAQIKIANPVDGSTDRQVTITGSPASISLAEYLINARLSSEATGLTAN; the protein is encoded by the exons AAAGGTGAATCTGTGAAGAAGATGAGAGAAGAG AGTGGAGCTCGCATCAACATCTCTGAGGGTAATTGTCCTGAGAGGATCATTACACTGGCAGGTCCAACTACTGCCATATTTAAAGCTTTCTCCATGATCATTGAAAAGTTGGAAGAG gatATAAGTAGCTCAATGACAAACAGCACAGCTACCAGCAAGCCCCCAGTCACCCTACGCATTGTGGTGCCTGCCAGCCAGTGTGGCTCACTCATTGGGAAAGGTGGCTGCAAGATCAAGGAAATTCGAGAG TCAACCGGTGCTCAGGTACAAGTGGCTGGAGACATGCTCCCCAACTCCACAGAGCGTGCCATCACCATTGCTGGCACTCCCCAGTCAATAATTGAGTGTGTCAAGCAGATCTGTGTGGTCATGCTTGAG TCTCCCCCTAAGGGGGTCACTATCCCGTACAGACCCAAGCCTTCAGGATCACCCGTCATCTTTGCAGGCGGACAG tCTTCCTCTGCTGCTATCTCTCCACAGCTCACCAAGCTTCACCAGCTGGCTATGCAGCAGAGCCCGTTTCCCATTGCACCAAGCAACCAGGGATTCACTG GGATGGATGCTTCTGCTCAAACCAGTTCCCATGAGATGACCATTCCAAATGAT CTTATTGGGTGCATCATTGGTCGCCAGGGAGCCAAGATCAATGAGATCAGGCAAATGTCAGGTGCCCAGATCAAGATTGCAAATCCAGTGGATGGATCGACTGACCGCCAGGTTACCATCACAGGCTCGCCTGCCAGCATTAGTCTGGCAGAGTACCTCATCAATGCCAG GCTTTCCTCTGAGGCCACAGGACTGACAGCCAACTGA
- the LOC115779828 gene encoding poly(rC)-binding protein 2 isoform X1, whose product MDSGVIEGGLNVTLTIRLLMHGKEVGSIIGKKGESVKKMREESGARINISEGNCPERIITLAGPTTAIFKAFSMIIEKLEEDISSSMTNSTATSKPPVTLRIVVPASQCGSLIGKGGCKIKEIRESTGAQVQVAGDMLPNSTERAITIAGTPQSIIECVKQICVVMLESPPKGVTIPYRPKPSGSPVIFAGGQAYAVQGQHAIPQPDSSSAAISPQLTKLHQLAMQQSPFPIAPSNQGFTGMDASAQTSSHEMTIPNDLIGCIIGRQGAKINEIRQMSGAQIKIANPVDGSTDRQVTITGSPASISLAEYLINARLSSEATGLTAN is encoded by the exons AAAGGTGAATCTGTGAAGAAGATGAGAGAAGAG AGTGGAGCTCGCATCAACATCTCTGAGGGTAATTGTCCTGAGAGGATCATTACACTGGCAGGTCCAACTACTGCCATATTTAAAGCTTTCTCCATGATCATTGAAAAGTTGGAAGAG gatATAAGTAGCTCAATGACAAACAGCACAGCTACCAGCAAGCCCCCAGTCACCCTACGCATTGTGGTGCCTGCCAGCCAGTGTGGCTCACTCATTGGGAAAGGTGGCTGCAAGATCAAGGAAATTCGAGAG TCAACCGGTGCTCAGGTACAAGTGGCTGGAGACATGCTCCCCAACTCCACAGAGCGTGCCATCACCATTGCTGGCACTCCCCAGTCAATAATTGAGTGTGTCAAGCAGATCTGTGTGGTCATGCTTGAG TCTCCCCCTAAGGGGGTCACTATCCCGTACAGACCCAAGCCTTCAGGATCACCCGTCATCTTTGCAGGCGGACAG gCATATGCCGTACAAGGACAGCACGCAATTCCACAGCCAGAT tCTTCCTCTGCTGCTATCTCTCCACAGCTCACCAAGCTTCACCAGCTGGCTATGCAGCAGAGCCCGTTTCCCATTGCACCAAGCAACCAGGGATTCACTG GGATGGATGCTTCTGCTCAAACCAGTTCCCATGAGATGACCATTCCAAATGAT CTTATTGGGTGCATCATTGGTCGCCAGGGAGCCAAGATCAATGAGATCAGGCAAATGTCAGGTGCCCAGATCAAGATTGCAAATCCAGTGGATGGATCGACTGACCGCCAGGTTACCATCACAGGCTCGCCTGCCAGCATTAGTCTGGCAGAGTACCTCATCAATGCCAG GCTTTCCTCTGAGGCCACAGGACTGACAGCCAACTGA
- the LOC115779828 gene encoding poly(rC)-binding protein 2 isoform X2: MDSGVIEGGLNVTLTIRLLMHGKEVGSIIGKKGESVKKMREESGARINISEGNCPERIITLAGPTTAIFKAFSMIIEKLEEDISSSMTNSTATSKPPVTLRIVVPASQCGSLIGKGGCKIKEIRESTGAQVQVAGDMLPNSTERAITIAGTPQSIIECVKQICVVMLESPPKGVTIPYRPKPSGSPVIFAGGQAYAVQGQHAIPQPDLTKLHQLAMQQSPFPIAPSNQGFTGMDASAQTSSHEMTIPNDLIGCIIGRQGAKINEIRQMSGAQIKIANPVDGSTDRQVTITGSPASISLAEYLINARLSSEATGLTAN, encoded by the exons AAAGGTGAATCTGTGAAGAAGATGAGAGAAGAG AGTGGAGCTCGCATCAACATCTCTGAGGGTAATTGTCCTGAGAGGATCATTACACTGGCAGGTCCAACTACTGCCATATTTAAAGCTTTCTCCATGATCATTGAAAAGTTGGAAGAG gatATAAGTAGCTCAATGACAAACAGCACAGCTACCAGCAAGCCCCCAGTCACCCTACGCATTGTGGTGCCTGCCAGCCAGTGTGGCTCACTCATTGGGAAAGGTGGCTGCAAGATCAAGGAAATTCGAGAG TCAACCGGTGCTCAGGTACAAGTGGCTGGAGACATGCTCCCCAACTCCACAGAGCGTGCCATCACCATTGCTGGCACTCCCCAGTCAATAATTGAGTGTGTCAAGCAGATCTGTGTGGTCATGCTTGAG TCTCCCCCTAAGGGGGTCACTATCCCGTACAGACCCAAGCCTTCAGGATCACCCGTCATCTTTGCAGGCGGACAG gCATATGCCGTACAAGGACAGCACGCAATTCCACAGCCAGAT CTCACCAAGCTTCACCAGCTGGCTATGCAGCAGAGCCCGTTTCCCATTGCACCAAGCAACCAGGGATTCACTG GGATGGATGCTTCTGCTCAAACCAGTTCCCATGAGATGACCATTCCAAATGAT CTTATTGGGTGCATCATTGGTCGCCAGGGAGCCAAGATCAATGAGATCAGGCAAATGTCAGGTGCCCAGATCAAGATTGCAAATCCAGTGGATGGATCGACTGACCGCCAGGTTACCATCACAGGCTCGCCTGCCAGCATTAGTCTGGCAGAGTACCTCATCAATGCCAG GCTTTCCTCTGAGGCCACAGGACTGACAGCCAACTGA